Proteins from a single region of Haloplanus sp. GDY1:
- a CDS encoding tRNA (guanine(26)-N(2))-dimethyltransferase, whose protein sequence is MRVTEGGVELDVPDARDGASEGQGEGVFYNPTQELNRDVTVAVLRAYAEREPRAETYLDAMAASGVRGLRAAAEGWDVTCADLDPDAVALARENFAHNDLPGSVVERNVNALLYDSATVFDVVDIDPFGTPIPFADAALANARNLVCVTATDTAPLCGAHFDSGVRKYAAVPRNTDYHPEMGLRILLSAMVRTAARYDKAARPICSHVSRHYARTYLELDGRATEADDCIDELGYVHHCEDCLTREAEDGLIPHPPETCPACGGSRVVTAGPLWLGAIRDRAFVAAVRDRIDDGMGEAARARRLLETVEAELDRPTHYDQHRLCKQWGRSANAMDEFLADLRAAGYDASRAHYGGTTFKTDASVVEIRDATAE, encoded by the coding sequence ATGCGCGTCACCGAGGGCGGCGTCGAACTCGACGTTCCCGACGCCCGCGACGGGGCGAGCGAGGGACAGGGCGAGGGCGTCTTCTACAACCCCACGCAGGAACTGAACCGCGACGTGACCGTCGCCGTCCTCCGGGCGTACGCCGAGCGCGAACCCCGCGCCGAGACGTATCTCGACGCGATGGCCGCGAGCGGGGTCCGCGGCCTCCGTGCCGCCGCCGAGGGGTGGGACGTGACCTGTGCGGACCTCGACCCGGACGCCGTGGCCCTCGCCCGCGAGAACTTCGCACACAACGACCTGCCGGGGTCGGTGGTCGAGCGAAACGTCAACGCGCTCCTCTACGACTCGGCGACGGTGTTCGACGTGGTCGACATCGACCCCTTCGGCACGCCCATCCCCTTCGCCGACGCGGCGCTCGCCAACGCCCGCAACCTCGTCTGTGTCACCGCCACCGACACCGCGCCGCTCTGTGGCGCGCACTTCGACTCCGGCGTCCGCAAGTACGCGGCGGTCCCCCGAAACACCGACTACCACCCCGAGATGGGGCTCCGGATCCTCCTCTCGGCCATGGTCCGTACGGCCGCCCGCTACGACAAGGCGGCCCGTCCGATCTGTTCGCACGTCTCCCGGCACTACGCGCGGACGTACCTCGAACTCGACGGCCGGGCGACCGAGGCGGACGACTGCATCGACGAACTCGGCTACGTCCACCACTGCGAGGACTGCCTCACCCGCGAGGCCGAGGACGGCCTGATTCCCCACCCACCGGAGACCTGTCCGGCCTGCGGGGGGTCCCGCGTCGTCACCGCCGGCCCCCTGTGGCTGGGGGCGATCCGCGACCGCGCGTTCGTCGCCGCCGTCCGCGACCGGATCGACGACGGGATGGGCGAGGCCGCCCGCGCCCGCCGACTGCTGGAGACGGTCGAGGCCGAACTCGACCGCCCCACTCACTACGACCAGCACCGTCTCTGCAAGCAGTGGGGGCGCTCCGCCAACGCGATGGACGAGTTCCTCGCGGACCTCCGGGCCGCCGGCTACGACGCCTCCCGCGCCCACTACGGCGGCACGACGTTCAAGACGGACGCCTCGGTCGTGGAGATTCGGGACGCGACGGCCGAGTGA
- a CDS encoding class I SAM-dependent methyltransferase has protein sequence MSVQAEFDAWAAAGKDRGMEERHWHTAKEALARMPAEAGDTVLDLGTGSGYALRALRETREVGRGVGLDASGAMVRNAREYTDDGAVDFLAGDFQHLPLRDDSVDHVWSMEAFYYARDPDAVLRELRRVLRPGGTFFCAVNFFEESEHTHEWQEQVGVEMRLWDRAQYREAFRSAGFHVAEQDTIPDREIEIPPAEAFPTDDWDSREAMIDRYRTWGTLLTVGVAP, from the coding sequence ATGAGTGTCCAAGCGGAGTTCGACGCGTGGGCGGCGGCAGGCAAGGACCGAGGGATGGAGGAGCGACACTGGCACACGGCCAAGGAGGCACTCGCCCGGATGCCCGCCGAGGCCGGCGACACGGTGCTCGATCTGGGGACCGGGTCGGGGTACGCCCTCCGGGCGCTCCGCGAGACGCGGGAGGTCGGCCGCGGCGTCGGCCTCGACGCCTCGGGGGCGATGGTGCGCAACGCCCGCGAGTACACCGACGACGGGGCCGTCGACTTCCTCGCGGGTGACTTCCAGCACCTGCCCCTCCGGGACGACAGCGTCGACCACGTGTGGTCGATGGAGGCGTTCTACTACGCGCGGGACCCCGACGCGGTGCTTCGCGAACTCCGGCGGGTCCTCCGACCCGGCGGCACCTTCTTCTGTGCCGTGAACTTCTTCGAGGAGAGCGAACACACTCACGAGTGGCAGGAGCAGGTGGGCGTCGAGATGCGACTGTGGGACCGGGCGCAGTATCGCGAGGCGTTCCGCTCGGCCGGGTTCCACGTGGCCGAACAGGACACCATCCCCGACCGCGAAATCGAGATTCCGCCCGCCGAGGCCTTCCCGACCGACGACTGGGACTCCCGCGAGGCGATGATCGACCGCTACCGGACGTGGGGGACCCTGCTGACCGTCGGCGTCGCGCCGTAG
- a CDS encoding YihY/virulence factor BrkB family protein produces the protein MTRLARVLPAARAVVREARARDVTLLAASVAYYAFVSVLPLLVLAAVVATTLGGPSLRTAVVALAGRYLLPVGQDLVADALANTTGQGGVTLVGLALLGWGSLKLFRGVDTAFARVYDVDPRGFLRSIRVGVTVLVAVGVGVFGGVALVGAVAVLRLPPVAVLAPLLFFAVLVAALFPVYYLLPAVDLSPREALPGTLVGALCWTLLGTAFAVYAAVASAGRFALYGALGAVLLLVTWFYLAGLALLVGATLNAVLADRTAAPNRQVQHPRDRDHVTTAMTGDDTEGDSDPSPAPDIEDLADRVEEVRADLDAFEADVQDRTVDRPELEGELKAYVRRRMRRGHARGWGPYLVLLYGTVLTLGAFYLLDDLIALVAMVVIFLSTLGLYVLFVLFGAGLSLLGKPGEALDAVRRFRR, from the coding sequence GTGACCCGACTCGCCCGGGTGCTCCCCGCCGCGCGTGCCGTCGTCCGCGAGGCTCGCGCGCGGGACGTCACCCTGCTGGCCGCCAGCGTCGCCTACTACGCCTTCGTCTCCGTCCTCCCGTTGCTCGTCCTCGCGGCCGTCGTCGCGACGACGCTCGGTGGGCCGTCGCTCCGGACGGCCGTCGTCGCCCTCGCCGGGCGCTACCTCCTGCCCGTCGGCCAGGACCTCGTCGCCGACGCGCTGGCGAACACGACCGGACAGGGCGGCGTCACCCTCGTCGGCCTCGCGCTCCTCGGCTGGGGGTCGCTGAAGCTCTTTCGGGGCGTCGACACCGCCTTCGCCCGGGTCTACGACGTCGACCCCCGTGGCTTCCTCCGGAGCATCCGCGTCGGCGTGACCGTCCTCGTCGCCGTCGGCGTCGGCGTCTTCGGCGGCGTCGCCCTCGTCGGAGCCGTCGCCGTCCTCCGACTGCCCCCCGTGGCCGTCCTCGCGCCCCTCCTCTTTTTCGCCGTCCTCGTCGCCGCCCTCTTTCCGGTCTACTACCTGCTGCCGGCGGTCGATCTCTCGCCGCGCGAGGCGCTGCCCGGCACCCTCGTCGGCGCGCTCTGCTGGACGCTGCTCGGAACCGCCTTCGCCGTCTACGCCGCCGTCGCGTCGGCGGGGCGGTTCGCGCTCTACGGCGCCCTCGGTGCCGTCCTCCTCCTCGTGACGTGGTTCTACCTCGCGGGGCTGGCCCTCCTCGTCGGCGCGACGCTCAACGCCGTCCTCGCCGACCGAACGGCCGCCCCGAATCGGCAGGTACAACACCCGCGGGACCGAGACCACGTGACGACGGCAATGACCGGAGACGACACGGAAGGCGACTCCGATCCCTCCCCGGCACCGGACATCGAGGACCTCGCCGACCGGGTCGAGGAGGTCCGTGCCGATCTGGACGCCTTCGAGGCCGACGTGCAAGACCGGACGGTCGACCGGCCGGAACTGGAAGGCGAGCTGAAGGCGTACGTCCGCCGGCGGATGCGCCGCGGCCACGCCCGGGGCTGGGGTCCCTACCTCGTCCTCCTCTACGGGACGGTCCTGACCCTCGGCGCCTTCTACCTCCTCGACGACCTGATCGCCCTCGTCGCGATGGTCGTCATCTTCCTCTCGACGCTCGGGCTCTACGTCCTCTTCGTGCTCTTCGGCGCCGGGCTCTCGCTGCTCGGCAAACCGGGCGAGGCCCTCGACGCCGTGCGCCGGTTCCGGCGCTGA
- a CDS encoding phosphatase PAP2 family protein, with amino-acid sequence MSLVDRAVADRGVGETGVVETLPEALVAAAGLVTRLGDPLTLIVVVAAAYLLANRLGVAAPRMATALALTVGAFALTLALKHAFALPRPPGAGVDGYGFPSGHAIGATAVYGGLVALLPAERRSPTVVAAAGSLVALVAASRVVIGVHYLVDVIAGVAVGLAYLVAALRIGPGLAPERVTVADARRVFAVALAVGLAGVAVAVVRNTVVAVAAAGGGLLGWHLAADRVVAARGSTPQLAISVVTLGVVVASAAAVLDGGIPLAVAAATTVGVVALLIAVPGLSGTVAKKGLDVGR; translated from the coding sequence ATGTCGCTCGTCGACCGAGCCGTCGCCGACCGCGGCGTGGGTGAGACGGGCGTCGTCGAGACGCTCCCGGAGGCCCTCGTCGCGGCCGCCGGACTCGTCACCCGCCTCGGCGATCCGCTGACCCTGATCGTCGTCGTCGCCGCCGCCTACCTGCTGGCGAACCGCCTCGGCGTGGCCGCCCCGCGGATGGCGACCGCGCTCGCCCTCACCGTCGGCGCGTTCGCGCTGACCCTGGCGCTCAAACACGCCTTCGCGCTCCCGCGCCCGCCCGGCGCCGGCGTCGACGGCTACGGGTTCCCCAGCGGTCACGCCATCGGCGCCACCGCCGTCTACGGCGGGCTGGTGGCGCTGCTCCCCGCCGAGCGTCGCTCCCCGACCGTCGTCGCCGCCGCCGGGTCGCTCGTCGCCCTCGTCGCCGCCTCCCGCGTCGTCATCGGCGTCCACTACCTGGTCGACGTGATCGCCGGCGTCGCCGTCGGCCTCGCGTATCTCGTCGCCGCGCTCCGGATCGGCCCCGGGCTGGCGCCCGAGCGCGTGACCGTCGCCGACGCCCGCCGCGTCTTCGCCGTCGCCCTCGCCGTCGGCCTCGCTGGCGTGGCCGTGGCCGTCGTCAGGAACACCGTGGTCGCCGTCGCCGCCGCCGGCGGCGGCCTGCTCGGGTGGCACCTCGCCGCCGACCGGGTCGTCGCGGCCCGCGGATCGACCCCACAGCTCGCCATCTCGGTCGTGACGCTGGGCGTGGTGGTCGCGAGCGCGGCCGCGGTCCTCGACGGCGGGATCCCGCTGGCCGTCGCGGCCGCGACGACCGTCGGCGTGGTCGCCCTGCTGATCGCGGTGCCGGGGCTCTCCGGGACGGTCGCGAAAAAAGGATTGGACGTCGGCCGTTAG
- the glnA gene encoding type I glutamate--ammonia ligase, with the protein MTDETAAADGGLTAEEQDVIDEIDEENVDFLRLQFTDILGTVKNVSVPASQAEKAFTEGIYFDGSSIDGFVRIQESDMRLDPDPSTFAVLPWRNGDDNGGAAARLICDVIDTSTGEPFSGDPRGVLKDAIARAEEMGYDVNMAPEPEFFLFEEDEEGRATTKTNDAGGYFDLAPKDLASDVRRDIIYGLESMGFDIEASHHEVAQGQHEINFTYDDALSTADNVATFRAVVRAIAAEHDLHATFMPKPIARINGSGMHTHMSLFKDGENAFHDDDDEFNLSDTAKSYVAGILDHAPAITAVANPTVNSYKRLVPGYEAPVYVAWSDRNRSALIRKPAARVPAASRIELRSPDPSCNPYLAFAAMIHAGLDGIERDLDCPDPVRENIYEFDEGKREEYGITTLPSNLGEAVDALEADETIQSALGDHVTEKFIEAKSQEFGEYIVEVSEWELDRYLEKF; encoded by the coding sequence ATGACGGACGAAACTGCGGCGGCTGACGGCGGTTTGACGGCGGAAGAACAGGACGTCATCGACGAGATCGACGAGGAGAACGTCGACTTCCTGCGGCTCCAGTTCACCGACATCCTCGGCACAGTCAAGAACGTCTCGGTCCCGGCCAGTCAGGCGGAGAAGGCGTTCACCGAGGGTATCTACTTCGACGGGTCCTCCATCGACGGGTTCGTACGCATTCAGGAGTCCGACATGCGGCTCGACCCCGACCCCTCGACGTTCGCCGTCCTCCCGTGGCGGAACGGCGACGACAACGGCGGGGCGGCCGCGCGACTCATCTGTGACGTGATCGACACCTCGACCGGCGAGCCCTTCTCGGGCGACCCGCGGGGCGTCCTCAAGGACGCCATCGCGCGCGCCGAGGAGATGGGCTACGACGTGAACATGGCCCCCGAGCCGGAGTTCTTCCTGTTCGAGGAGGACGAGGAGGGCCGCGCGACGACGAAGACCAACGACGCCGGCGGCTACTTCGACCTCGCGCCGAAGGACCTCGCCTCGGACGTGCGCCGTGACATCATCTACGGCCTGGAGAGCATGGGCTTCGACATCGAGGCCTCGCACCACGAGGTCGCTCAGGGCCAACACGAGATCAACTTCACGTACGACGACGCCCTGTCGACGGCCGACAACGTCGCCACCTTCCGTGCGGTCGTCCGCGCCATCGCGGCCGAGCACGACCTCCACGCGACGTTCATGCCCAAGCCCATCGCGCGGATCAACGGCTCGGGGATGCACACCCACATGTCGCTGTTCAAGGACGGCGAGAACGCCTTCCACGACGACGACGACGAGTTCAACCTGAGCGACACGGCGAAGAGCTACGTGGCGGGCATCCTCGATCACGCCCCCGCGATCACCGCCGTCGCCAACCCGACGGTCAACAGCTACAAGCGTCTGGTTCCGGGCTACGAGGCCCCCGTCTACGTCGCCTGGTCGGACCGCAACCGCTCGGCGCTCATCCGCAAGCCGGCGGCGCGCGTGCCCGCCGCCTCGCGGATCGAACTCCGCTCGCCCGACCCGTCGTGTAACCCCTACCTCGCCTTCGCGGCCATGATCCACGCCGGCCTCGACGGCATCGAGCGTGACCTCGACTGTCCCGACCCGGTCCGGGAGAACATCTACGAGTTCGACGAGGGGAAGCGCGAGGAGTACGGCATCACGACGCTGCCGTCGAACCTCGGCGAGGCCGTCGACGCCCTCGAAGCCGACGAGACGATCCAGAGCGCGCTCGGCGACCACGTCACCGAGAAGTTCATCGAGGCCAAGTCCCAGGAGTTCGGCGAGTACATCGTCGAGGTCTCCGAGTGGGAACTCGACCGCTACCTCGAGAAGTTCTAA
- the lrp gene encoding HTH-type transcriptional regulator Lrp has protein sequence MTYENLDAKLINALLGDGRASLRSLAEELDVSVTTVSNHLRDLEDEGVIEGYTPRVNYDALGYDVTAILQLKVEGSALPDITDDLRDQKQMTSVYEVTGDYDVIAIGKFRDTDGMNEQIKTLLTDADIRESNTSVVLNAVVENKQFELDVDE, from the coding sequence ATGACGTACGAAAATCTCGACGCCAAGCTGATCAACGCACTCCTGGGCGACGGTCGCGCGAGCCTCAGGAGCCTCGCCGAGGAGCTCGACGTCTCCGTCACCACCGTCTCGAACCACCTCCGCGACCTGGAGGACGAGGGCGTCATCGAGGGGTACACCCCGCGCGTGAACTACGACGCGCTCGGCTACGACGTGACGGCCATCCTCCAGTTGAAGGTGGAGGGGAGCGCCCTGCCGGACATCACCGACGACCTGCGCGACCAGAAGCAGATGACCAGCGTCTACGAGGTGACCGGCGACTACGACGTCATCGCCATCGGCAAGTTCCGGGACACCGACGGCATGAACGAGCAGATCAAGACCCTGCTGACCGACGCCGACATCCGCGAGTCCAACACCAGCGTCGTCCTCAACGCCGTCGTCGAGAACAAGCAGTTCGAACTCGACGTCGACGAGTGA
- a CDS encoding L-lactate MFS transporter: MTTTTKNRWLIAVSAMLIHLSIGSVYAYSVYQRPLQATQGWSIGDVTLGFTVAIFTLGASTALLGRYVERYGPRVSGTAAAVAFAGGTVLAGVAVQYGSHVGFVLTYGLVAGVGLGLGYISPISTLVKWFPDRRGLATGLAVMGFGAGALVTGPVANWLIETTSIPTTLYVLGAGYFVAMAAGASYLETPPAGWVPEGIDPDAVVETEGHGVIVASDLEQRTASEALRTPQFYLVWMVVFVNVSAGIMLLSVASNMTQAVTGASAAVAAGVVGLIGVFNGAGRIIWSSLSDYLGRTTTYGVFFVLQIGAFLALPRLTTVPLFAGAIFLIITCYGGGFACLPAYLADLFGTEELGAIHGYALTAWSMAGVAGPTLVARIVERTGGYELAFYVVAGALTVGLACVGLLRWRVSVVREARLHGTPHGLRR, encoded by the coding sequence ATGACCACGACGACCAAGAACCGCTGGCTCATCGCCGTCTCGGCCATGCTGATCCACCTGTCTATCGGGTCGGTGTACGCCTACAGCGTGTATCAGCGACCGCTCCAGGCGACACAGGGGTGGAGCATCGGCGACGTGACCCTCGGGTTCACCGTCGCCATCTTCACCCTCGGCGCGTCGACGGCGCTGCTCGGGCGGTACGTGGAGCGGTACGGACCGCGCGTGTCGGGGACGGCCGCGGCCGTCGCGTTCGCCGGCGGAACCGTCCTCGCGGGCGTCGCCGTCCAGTACGGGAGCCACGTGGGGTTCGTCCTGACCTACGGCCTCGTCGCCGGGGTGGGACTCGGCCTGGGGTACATCAGTCCCATCTCGACGCTCGTGAAGTGGTTTCCCGACCGTCGCGGCCTGGCGACCGGACTCGCCGTGATGGGGTTCGGCGCCGGGGCGCTGGTGACCGGGCCGGTGGCCAACTGGCTGATCGAGACGACGAGCATTCCCACGACCCTGTACGTCCTCGGGGCGGGCTACTTCGTCGCGATGGCGGCGGGTGCGAGCTACCTCGAAACGCCGCCGGCGGGGTGGGTGCCGGAGGGGATCGATCCGGACGCGGTCGTCGAGACGGAGGGTCACGGGGTGATCGTCGCGTCGGACCTCGAACAGCGCACCGCGAGCGAGGCGCTCCGCACGCCGCAGTTCTACCTGGTCTGGATGGTCGTCTTCGTCAACGTCTCGGCGGGGATCATGCTCCTCTCGGTGGCGTCGAACATGACGCAGGCGGTCACGGGGGCGAGCGCGGCCGTCGCGGCGGGGGTCGTCGGCCTGATCGGCGTCTTCAACGGCGCCGGGCGGATCATCTGGTCGAGCCTCTCGGATTACCTGGGCCGGACGACCACGTACGGCGTGTTCTTCGTGCTACAGATCGGCGCCTTCCTGGCGCTCCCCCGCCTCACGACCGTCCCGCTGTTCGCGGGGGCGATATTCCTGATCATCACCTGCTACGGCGGGGGGTTCGCGTGTCTGCCGGCGTATCTGGCTGACCTGTTCGGCACCGAGGAACTGGGAGCGATCCACGGCTACGCGCTGACCGCGTGGTCGATGGCCGGCGTCGCCGGGCCGACGCTGGTGGCACGGATCGTCGAGCGGACCGGCGGCTACGAACTCGCCTTCTACGTCGTCGCCGGCGCGCTCACGGTCGGGCTCGCGTGCGTCGGACTGCTCCGCTGGCGGGTGAGCGTCGTCCGCGAGGCACGGCTCCACGGAACGCCGCACGGCCTCCGGCGGTAG
- a CDS encoding carboxymuconolactone decarboxylase family protein produces the protein MAGRPDSLRPEDVDDERAAELLEAAADDWYGDSAFFGAMAWTPTIFERIVDVFRAFPRSEGIDAELLELMRLKIAEVNGCTYCATVRTLSVRDGIAPTEAAVFGTVDEDALDRRTYLAVRLAERFAEDPHRLTEEQFEALRTEYTAAEVVELLLFAGLEVGLDRFCIALELDTTAESEYPSGLDYPLEDEPRSE, from the coding sequence ATGGCGGGACGACCGGACAGCCTTCGACCGGAAGACGTCGACGACGAACGGGCCGCGGAGTTGCTGGAGGCGGCCGCGGACGACTGGTACGGGGACAGCGCGTTCTTCGGCGCGATGGCGTGGACGCCGACGATCTTCGAGCGGATCGTCGACGTGTTTCGAGCGTTCCCGCGGAGCGAGGGCATCGACGCGGAACTGCTCGAACTGATGCGCCTCAAGATCGCCGAAGTGAACGGGTGTACGTACTGTGCGACGGTCCGGACGCTGTCGGTTCGCGACGGGATCGCACCCACGGAGGCGGCGGTCTTCGGCACCGTCGACGAGGACGCGCTCGACCGGCGGACGTATCTCGCCGTCCGCCTGGCCGAGCGGTTCGCCGAGGACCCCCACCGGCTCACCGAGGAACAGTTCGAGGCGCTCCGGACGGAGTACACGGCCGCCGAGGTCGTAGAGCTGTTGCTGTTCGCCGGCCTCGAAGTGGGGCTGGACCGGTTCTGTATCGCGCTGGAACTCGACACGACGGCCGAGAGCGAGTACCCGAGCGGTCTCGACTACCCGCTGGAGGACGAGCCGCGGTCGGAGTGA
- a CDS encoding aminopeptidase, with amino-acid sequence MDPRIRTHAEIIVDHSARIESGDDVVVSMPAVAEDLAVALHEVLGDRGANPVYLNNSERASRAYLRASDDEDFETPAHQLALYEEADAAIIARGGPNVSEQSDVAPETNAAYRRAMRPVLDERLGTRWCLTQFPSSGHAQLAGMSTEAYENFVWDAVTLDWDAQREHQSRMVDILDGADEVRIRSGAETDVTMSVAGNPTLNDYGEHNLPGGEVFTAPVTESVEGDVHFDMPLYRKGKEIEGARLRFEDGRVVEHSAERNEEVLTGILDTDEGARYLGELGIGMNRSIDQFTYNMLFDEKMGDTVHMAVGNAYEDTVGEENERNESAEHVDMIVDMSEDSVIEVDGEVVQRNGTFVFEDGFE; translated from the coding sequence ATGGACCCGCGCATTCGCACGCACGCAGAGATCATCGTGGACCACTCGGCGCGGATCGAGTCGGGTGACGACGTGGTGGTGAGCATGCCTGCCGTCGCGGAGGACCTCGCCGTCGCCCTCCACGAGGTGCTGGGCGACCGGGGGGCCAATCCCGTCTACCTGAACAACTCCGAGCGGGCGAGTCGGGCGTACCTCCGGGCGAGCGACGACGAGGACTTCGAGACGCCGGCCCACCAGCTGGCGCTCTACGAGGAGGCGGATGCCGCGATCATCGCCCGCGGCGGGCCGAACGTCTCGGAGCAGAGCGACGTTGCCCCCGAGACCAACGCCGCCTACCGCCGCGCGATGCGGCCCGTCCTCGACGAGCGGCTGGGGACGCGCTGGTGTCTCACGCAGTTCCCCTCCTCGGGGCACGCCCAGTTGGCGGGCATGAGCACCGAGGCCTACGAGAACTTCGTCTGGGACGCCGTCACGCTCGACTGGGACGCACAGCGCGAGCACCAGTCGCGGATGGTCGACATCCTCGACGGTGCCGACGAGGTGCGGATCAGGAGCGGCGCGGAGACGGACGTCACCATGTCGGTGGCGGGCAACCCCACACTGAACGACTACGGCGAGCACAACCTGCCCGGCGGCGAGGTGTTCACCGCGCCGGTCACGGAGTCGGTGGAGGGGGACGTCCACTTCGACATGCCGCTGTACCGGAAGGGGAAGGAGATCGAGGGCGCCCGCCTCCGGTTCGAGGACGGCCGCGTCGTCGAGCACAGCGCCGAGCGCAACGAGGAGGTGCTCACCGGCATCCTGGACACCGACGAGGGCGCGCGCTACCTGGGCGAACTCGGCATCGGGATGAACCGCTCCATCGACCAGTTCACCTACAACATGCTGTTCGACGAGAAGATGGGCGACACCGTCCACATGGCGGTGGGCAACGCCTACGAGGACACCGTGGGCGAGGAAAACGAGCGCAACGAGAGCGCCGAACACGTCGACATGATCGTCGACATGTCCGAGGACTCGGTCATCGAGGTGGACGGGGAGGTCGTCCAGCGCAACGGCACCTTCGTGTTCGAGGACGGCTTCGAGTAG